The Fragaria vesca subsp. vesca linkage group LG2, FraVesHawaii_1.0, whole genome shotgun sequence genome includes a window with the following:
- the LOC101308526 gene encoding auxin transporter-like protein 2-like, whose protein sequence is MESSDKVVETVIVGNYVEMEADGKGKDLKSKLSKFFWDGGSTYDAWFSCASNQVAQVLLTLPYSFSQLGMLSGILFQLFYGLLGSWTAYLISVLYVEYRTRKEREKVDFRNHVIQWFEVLDGLLGKHWRNVGLAFNCTFLLFGSVIQLIACASNIYYINDNMDKRTWTYIFGACCATTVFIPSFHNYRIWSFLGLVMTTYTAWYLTIASILHGQVEGVKHSGPTKLVLYFTGATNILYTFGGHAVTVEIMHAMWKPQKFKAIYLLATIYVLTLTLPSASAVYWAFGDLLLNHSNAFALLPKSPFRDMAVILMLIHQFITFGFACTPLYFVWEKAIGMHDCKSLCKRAAARLPVVIPIWFLAIIFPFFGPINSTVGSLLVSFTVYIIPSLAHIFTYRSAAARENAVERPPRFLGGWIGSYTINVFVVVWVFVVGFGFGGWASITNFVRQIDTFGLFTKCYQCPPQAAPMVFNATAHAAPPPLHHPLLNHTHHP, encoded by the exons ATGGAATCTTCAGACAAGGTGGTGGAGACTGTGATAGTAGGAAACTATGTAGAAATGGAGGCTGATGGGAAAGGCAAGGATCTCAAGTCCAAGCTTTCCAAGTTCTTCTGGGATGGTGGCTCTACTTATGATGCTTGGTTCAGCTGTGCTTCTAATCAG GTGGCTCAAGTCCTGCTTACTCTGCCATACTCATTTTCACAGCTGGGAATGCTTTCAGGGATACTCTTCCAGCTCTTCTATGGCTTGTTGGGTAGCTGGACTGCTTATCTCATTAGTGTGCTCTATGTTGAATACAGAACCAGAAAAGAAAGAGAAAAAGTTGATTTCAGAAACCATGTCATTCAG TGGTTTGAAGTTCTTGATGGGCTGCTTGGGAAGCACTGGAGGAACGTGGGGTTGGCATTCAACTGCACATTTCTTCTGTTTGGATCTGTAATTCAGCTCATTGCTTGTGCAAG CAACATATATTACATAAATGACAATATGGACAAGAGGACTTGGACTTACATCTTCGGAGCTTGTTGTGCCACCACCGTCTTTATTCCTTCTTTTCACAACTACAGAATCTGGTCCTTTTTGGGACTAGTAATGACCACCTACACTGCTTGGTACCTCACCATTGCTTCAATCCTCCATGGTCAG GTTGAGGGAGTGAAGCACTCTGGTCCAACTAAGCTGGTGCTATACTTCACAGGTGCCACAAACATTCTCTACACTTTTGGGGGACATGCTGTTACTGT AGAGATCATGCACGCAATGTGGAAGCCTCAGAAGTTCAAGGCCATATATTTACTGGCAACCATCTATGTGCTGACACTGACCCTTCCTTCTGCATCAGCTGTATACTGGGCATTTGGAGACTTGCTTCTTAATCACTCCAATGCCTTTGCTCTCCTCCCCAAATCTCCCTTCAGAGACATGGCAGTCATTTTAATGCTCATCCACCAG TTTATAACATTTGGGTTTGCATGCACACCACTATACTTTGTGTGGGAGAAAGCCATTGGCATGCATGATTGCAAGAGCTTATGCAAGAGAGCAGCAGCAAGATTGCCAGTGGTGATCCCCATTTGGTTCTTGGCCATCATCTTCCCATTTTTTGGACCAATAAACTCCACAGTTGGATCACTTCTGGTTAGCTTCACAGTCTACATCATCCCATCTTTGGCCCACATTTTCACCTACAGATCAGCTGCTGCTAGAGAG AATGCAGTGGAACGGCCACCGAGATTTCTAGGAGGGTGGATCGGGTCGTACACGATCAATGTGTTTGTGGTGGTGTGGGTGTTCGTGGTTGGGTTTGGATTTGGTGGGTGGGCGAGCATTACAAACTTTGTGCGCCAGATTGACACATTTGGGCTGTTCACAAAGTGTTACCAGTGTCCTCCTCAAGCAGCACCAATGGTCTTCAACGCTACTGCTCATGCAGCTCCTCCTCCTCTCCACCACCCCCTCCTCAACCACACTCACCACCCTTGA
- the LOC101308823 gene encoding thaumatin-like protein 1a-like, translating into MGRRLLLLSASIVTLLTFSFFSEMESASFKIVNKCRHTIWPGVLSGANTEPLSPTGFALKSGKSRTLSVPNSWSGRMWARTLCSGTSPGNFSCLTADCGSGKIECAGSGAKPPATLAEFTLNGTDGLDFYDVSLVDGYNLPVLVVPRGGTRGGCSPTGCLVDLNGACPKALRVAREGGSVVACRSACEAFGEPQFCCSEAYATPETCAPSVFSLYFKHICPRAYSYAYDDKTSTYTCASADYIIIFCPLPYTSQKVLGLRKDGAPLPLVNETMMYL; encoded by the exons ATGGGTCGTCGTCTTCTTCTACTCTCTGCCTCCATAGTCACACTCCTCACCTTCTCTTTCTTCTCAG AAATGGAGTCGGCATCGTTCAAGATAGTGAACAAGTGCCGCCACACAATCTGGCCGGGAGTTCTGTCCGGCGCCAACACCGAACCGCTCTCTCCCACCGGCTTCGCGCTCAAGAGCGGCAAGTCCCGGACTTTATCAGTACCCAATTCATGGTCGGGTCGGATGTGGGCCCGGACCCTCTGCTCCGGAACCTCCCCCGGAAACTTCTCCTGCCTCACCGCCGACTGCGGCTCCGGAAAGATCGAGTGCGCGGGAAGCGGCGCCAAGCCGCCGGCTACTCTAGCCGAGTTCACTCTCAACGGCACCGACGGCTTGGACTTCTATGACGTCAGCCTCGTCGATGGGTACAACCTCCCGGTGCTGGTGGTGCCCCGCGGCGGGACGAGAGGCGGGTGCAGCCCCACGGGGTGTTTGGTGGACTTGAACGGCGCGTGTCCCAAGGCGCTGAGGGTGGCGCGTGAGGGCGGGAGCGTCGTGGCGTGTAGGAGCGCGTGTGAGGCGTTTGGGGAACCGCAGTTTTGTTGCAGTGAGGCGTACGCGACGCCTGAAACGTGTGCGCCGTCGGTGTTTTCTCTGTATTTCAAACATATTTGCCCACGCGCGTATAGCTATGCGTATGATGACAAGACGAGTACGTATACGTGTGCCTCGGCTGACTACATTATTATTTTCTGCCCTCTGCCTTATACCAG TCAAAAGGTGTTGGGATTACGCAAAGATGGGGCACCGTTACCACTGGTTAATGAGACAATGATGTACTTATGA
- the LOC101305040 gene encoding F-box protein At2g17036-like, which produces MANLPQDLLVSIAQRVVSFEDFIHFGAVCKSWSSAAIKDNFSGTQQVPWLMMANLPQDLLVSIAQRVVSFEDFIHFGAVCKSWSSAAIKDNFSRTQQVPWLMIPDNEDTTIREFYDLKKDKIYKLDFPEIRGSMCYSSLGWLMTQSFGNLKVSLRHPLKHQRTIQLPNLTTFNDHHSDPELLKLLTGGNSLIQKFVLSSSPSFTSDYIVLIHSWERLAFWRPGDQDWTILDAQERRDSCWSYSDITYYKRQFYVVADDGTVSVCEFGHANKKANTRVVVPKMPSEVLGGSCLDYRLYLVEAAGALLLILRRDYRSKFRIMFRVFEVPLSDGRWSSDLEVENLGNITLFLGYNSSFSVNALQHPGCKPNCIYFTNQPLAYITPGDYTGIFHMEDGKIESVTNKLPEFRAPFLWIEPSF; this is translated from the coding sequence ATGGCTAATCTTCCTCAAGATCTTCTCGTTTCCATCGCTCAGAGGGTGGTTTCCTTTGAGGATTTTATACATTTTGGCGCCGTTTGTAAATCATGGAGTTCAGCTGCTATCAAGGACAACTTTAGCGGAACACAACAAGTTCCATGGCTTATGATGGCTAATCTTCCTCAAGATCTTCTCGTTTCCATCGCTCAGAGGGTGGTTTCCTTTGAGGATTTTATACATTTTGGCGCCGTTTGTAAATCATGGAGTTCAGCTGCTATCAAGGACAACTTTAGCAGAACACAACAAGTTCCATGGCTTATGATCCCTGATAACGAAGATACTACTATCCGTGAGTTTTACGACCTCAAGAAAGATAAGATTTACAAACTTGATTTTCCAGAAATTAGAGGAAGTATGTGCTATTCTTCCCTAGGGTGGCTAATGACTCAATCCTTCGGAAACCTTAAGGTTAGTCTACGGCATCCATTAAAACATCAGCGAACTATTCAGCTTCCGAATCTTACGACATTCAACGATCATCATAGCGATCCAGAGCTTTTGAAACTCTTGACGGGCGGTAATTCCTTGATACAAAAGTTTGTGTTATCTTCAAGTCCTTCTTTTACGTCGGATTATATTGTTTTGATTCATAGTTGGGAAAGATTAGCATTTTGGAGACCAGGAGACCAAGACTGGACTATATTAGATGCGCAAGAAAGAAGAGACAGCTGCTGGAGTTATTCAGACATAACTTATTATAAAAGACAATTTTATGTCGTTGCAGACGATGGTACAGTTTCAGTCTGTGAATTCGGACACGCTAATAAGAAAGCAAATACAAGGGTTGTAGTTCCCAAAATGCCTAGTGAAGTGCTTGGAGGTTCATGTCTTGACTACAGGTTATATCTGGTTGAAGCAGCTGGAGCTCTGCTGTTGATTTTACGTCGTGACTACAGGTCAAAATTCAGGATTATGTTTAGGGTTTTTGAAGTGCCTCTTAGCGATGGACGATGGTCTTCTGATTTAGAAGTAGAGAATTTAGGTAATATAACTCTATTTCTGGGTTATAACTCTTCCTTCTCAGTTAATGCCTTGCAGCATCCTGGTTGCAAGCCCAATTGTATATACTTCACGAATCAACCATTGGCATATATCACTCCAGGCGATTACACTGGTATATTTCATATGGAAGATGGAAAAATCGAGTCAGTCACGAACAAATTACCAGAGTTTCGAGCTCCATTTTTATGGATAGAACCAAGTTTCTAA
- the LOC101309407 gene encoding uncharacterized protein LOC101309407: MGGGWFCERNHRRRLDEKAKFKDLDQVLCNLQGIDESEAFILCFRNGMGGIGKRTGARPHWTALDNRNYKQVGTLLPVILEELKKSFSPQFEKVSSRVAVMWLVRTLRGPDFQYAGPIIVHGMWSEDDNEAVKECLLAGADRLFELLTVPALDDVAGLIWKLHMY, encoded by the exons ATGGGAGGTGGATGGTTCTGCGAGAGAAATCACAGACGTCGTCTGGATGAAAAAGCGAAATTCAAAGACCTTGATCAAGTGCTGTGTAATTTACAAG GCATTGATGAATCAGAAGCTTTTATTCTCTGCTTTAGGAATGGGATGGGAGGTATTGGAAAGAGAACGGGAGCTAGACCACACTGGACTGCACTGGACAATAGAAATTACAAACAG GTTGGGACTCTCTTGCCTGTGATACTGGAGGAACTTAAGAAGAGTTTCTCGCCTCAATTTGAGAAAGTTTCTTCTAGGGTAGCAGTTATGTGG CTAGTCAGGACCTTAAGGGGTCCTGATTTTCAGTATGCTGGTCCTATTATAGTACATGGCATGTGGTCTGAGGATGATAATGAGGCAGTTAAGGAGTGCCTTCTGGCAGGAGCTGATAGACTCTTCGAATTGTTGACCGTACCTGCCTTAGATGATGTGGCAGGACTCATATGGAAATTGCACAT GTATTGA